One window from the genome of Pseudonocardia hierapolitana encodes:
- a CDS encoding ABC transporter substrate-binding protein, whose amino-acid sequence MPAIRRSFPVALGAAALATLLAGCGAGGDGSGGAPPAGAPGAAPGGAAPTETVPTVARDDALAAMVPQQIASDGVLQFGVDASYAPNEFTAPDGTTIIGMDVDLGTAIGQKLGLKAQFENTQFSGIIAGVEAGRYEMAMSSFTINDERTQVVDMVSYFTAGTSIAVASGNPQNVNPDDLCGLAVGVQAGTVQVEDLAARNEKCTAEGKPAIQVTELQAQSDVTLALAANRIVAMLADSPVVAYAVTTTDGAVEELGDAYDTAPYGAALPKGQGQYAEAVRGAVQALIDDGTYAAILEKWNVSDGAIQTSEIRS is encoded by the coding sequence GTGCCCGCCATCCGCCGTTCGTTCCCGGTCGCGCTCGGCGCAGCCGCGCTCGCCACCCTGCTCGCAGGGTGCGGTGCAGGCGGCGACGGCAGCGGCGGCGCGCCACCGGCGGGCGCGCCCGGGGCCGCCCCGGGCGGCGCCGCCCCCACCGAGACCGTTCCGACGGTGGCCCGCGACGACGCGCTCGCCGCGATGGTGCCGCAGCAGATCGCGTCCGACGGCGTGCTCCAGTTCGGGGTGGACGCCTCCTACGCGCCGAACGAGTTCACCGCCCCCGACGGCACGACGATCATCGGGATGGACGTCGACCTCGGCACGGCGATCGGTCAGAAGCTGGGGCTCAAGGCGCAGTTCGAGAACACGCAGTTCTCCGGGATCATCGCCGGCGTCGAGGCCGGGCGCTACGAGATGGCGATGTCGTCGTTCACGATCAACGATGAACGCACGCAGGTCGTCGACATGGTCAGCTACTTCACGGCGGGCACCAGCATCGCCGTCGCGTCGGGCAACCCGCAGAACGTCAACCCCGACGACCTCTGCGGCCTGGCCGTGGGGGTGCAGGCCGGCACCGTGCAGGTCGAGGATCTCGCCGCCCGCAACGAGAAGTGCACGGCGGAGGGCAAGCCCGCGATCCAGGTGACGGAGCTGCAGGCGCAGTCCGACGTGACCCTCGCGCTCGCGGCCAACCGGATCGTCGCCATGCTCGCCGACTCGCCCGTCGTCGCCTACGCGGTCACCACCACCGACGGGGCGGTCGAGGAGCTCGGCGACGCCTACGACACCGCGCCGTACGGCGCCGCCCTGCCGAAGGGCCAGGGCCAGTACGCCGAGGCCGTGCGCGGTGCCGTGCAGGCCCTGATCGACGACGGCACCTACGCGGCGATCCTCGAGAAGTGGAACGTGTCCGACGGCGCGATCCAGACCTCGGAGATCCGGAGCTGA
- a CDS encoding antitoxin, with amino-acid sequence MALIKRLALLATAAEAARRYAKSNPDKAAKYLDQAAAFVDKQTKGKYSGQIRGAADKAKGLAGIRQTPGYGATGNGYTQGYEQNAGFGKTADYTAPTPPPPSTPQQPQQPQPGQAGPTEPGR; translated from the coding sequence ATGGCCTTGATCAAACGCCTCGCACTGCTGGCCACCGCGGCCGAGGCAGCTCGCCGCTACGCGAAGAGCAACCCGGACAAGGCGGCCAAGTACCTCGACCAGGCCGCGGCGTTCGTCGACAAGCAGACGAAGGGCAAGTACTCGGGCCAGATCCGCGGCGCGGCCGACAAGGCGAAGGGGCTCGCCGGGATCCGGCAGACGCCCGGGTACGGCGCCACCGGCAACGGTTACACGCAGGGTTACGAGCAGAACGCGGGCTTCGGCAAGACGGCCGATTACACGGCGCCGACCCCGCCGCCGCCGTCGACGCCCCAGCAGCCCCAGCAGCCCCAGCCGGGCCAGGCAGGCCCCACCGAGCCGGGCCGGTAG
- the pdhA gene encoding pyruvate dehydrogenase (acetyl-transferring) E1 component subunit alpha, which yields MSVPQDWIPPKAGVQESRPSREHVVAGLKATDEGDPELVQLLTPEGERVSDPRFDSYATDLDVDALRSLYRDLVLVRRFDREGNALQRQGQLGIWVPLLGQEAAQIGAGRAMAPQDMAFPSYREHGVAWTRGIDPTELLGIFRGTDHGSWDPKASRFHLYTIVIGNQVLNATGYAMGQKFEGKVGEGPDSEATICFFGDGATSQGDVHEGFVWAAVYDAPVVFYCQNNQWAISEPTERQSRVPLYKRATGYGFPGIRVDGNDVLACLAVTRWALEECRSGNGPVLIEAFTYRMDAHTTSDDPSRYRLADELELWKLKDPIERVRVNLVREHHVGQEFFDEVQAESDELAARFREFCENMPQPAPDRMFSQVYAEPSPVLEAQRAAYLEYHASFEGV from the coding sequence GTGTCCGTTCCGCAGGACTGGATCCCACCCAAGGCGGGCGTTCAGGAGTCGCGGCCCAGCCGTGAGCACGTGGTCGCCGGCCTGAAGGCCACCGACGAGGGCGATCCGGAGCTCGTGCAGCTCCTCACGCCAGAGGGGGAGCGGGTGTCCGATCCCCGCTTCGACTCCTACGCCACGGACCTCGACGTCGACGCCCTGCGCAGCCTCTACCGGGACCTGGTGCTGGTGCGCCGGTTCGACCGGGAGGGCAACGCGCTGCAGCGCCAGGGCCAGCTCGGGATCTGGGTTCCGCTGCTCGGTCAGGAGGCCGCGCAGATCGGGGCGGGGCGGGCCATGGCGCCCCAGGACATGGCGTTCCCGTCGTACCGGGAGCACGGGGTGGCGTGGACCCGCGGGATCGACCCCACCGAACTGCTCGGCATCTTCCGCGGCACCGACCACGGCAGCTGGGACCCCAAGGCGTCCCGCTTCCACCTCTACACGATCGTCATCGGCAACCAGGTCCTCAACGCCACCGGCTACGCGATGGGCCAGAAGTTCGAGGGCAAGGTCGGAGAGGGCCCGGACAGCGAGGCCACGATCTGCTTCTTCGGCGACGGCGCCACCAGCCAGGGCGACGTGCACGAAGGCTTCGTCTGGGCCGCCGTGTACGACGCGCCGGTCGTCTTCTACTGCCAGAACAACCAGTGGGCCATCTCCGAGCCCACCGAGCGGCAGAGCCGGGTGCCGCTCTACAAGCGCGCCACCGGCTACGGGTTCCCCGGCATCCGGGTCGACGGCAACGACGTGCTGGCCTGCCTCGCCGTCACGCGCTGGGCGCTCGAGGAGTGCCGTTCCGGCAACGGCCCGGTGCTGATCGAGGCGTTCACGTACCGCATGGACGCGCACACCACGTCCGACGACCCGTCGCGCTACCGCCTCGCCGACGAACTGGAGCTGTGGAAGCTCAAGGACCCGATCGAGCGGGTGCGCGTCAACCTGGTGCGCGAGCACCACGTCGGGCAGGAGTTCTTCGACGAGGTGCAGGCCGAGTCCGACGAGCTGGCCGCGCGGTTCCGCGAGTTCTGCGAGAACATGCCCCAGCCCGCCCCGGACCGGATGTTCTCGCAGGTCTACGCGGAACCGTCGCCGGTGCTGGAGGCGCAGCGCGCCGCGTACCTGGAGTACCACGCCTCCTTCGAGGGGGTCTGA
- a CDS encoding alpha-ketoacid dehydrogenase subunit beta, whose amino-acid sequence MAQTTLAKALNNGLRAAMERDPKVIVMGEDVGKLGGVYRVTDGLQKDFGEQRVLDTPLAESGIIGTAIGLAIRGFRPVCEIQFDGFVFPGFDQIVSQLAKLHYRSQGKVAVPVVVRIPFGGGIGAVEHHSESPESYFAHAAGLKVVACSNPADAYWMIQQAIASDDPVIFFEPKRRYWEKGEVDPDAEPQPLFASRVVRPGSTLTVATYGPMLKTCLAAASAAETEGHDIEVIDLRTLSPLDLDPVVESVRRTGRLVVVSEAPSESSITSEIAARVQQEAFYSLEAPVLRVTGFDTPYPPSKCEEDYLPDLDRVLDAVDRSLAW is encoded by the coding sequence ATGGCCCAGACGACACTGGCCAAGGCGCTGAACAACGGCCTGCGGGCGGCGATGGAGCGCGACCCGAAGGTCATCGTGATGGGCGAGGACGTCGGCAAGCTCGGCGGCGTCTACCGCGTCACCGACGGACTGCAGAAGGACTTCGGCGAGCAGCGCGTGCTCGACACCCCCCTGGCGGAGTCGGGCATCATCGGCACCGCCATCGGCCTCGCGATCCGCGGCTTCCGGCCGGTGTGCGAGATCCAGTTCGACGGGTTCGTCTTCCCCGGCTTCGACCAGATCGTCTCCCAGCTGGCCAAGCTGCACTACCGATCGCAGGGCAAGGTCGCGGTGCCGGTCGTGGTGCGCATCCCGTTCGGCGGCGGCATCGGCGCCGTCGAGCACCACAGCGAGTCGCCCGAGTCGTACTTCGCGCACGCCGCGGGGCTGAAGGTCGTGGCCTGCTCGAACCCGGCCGACGCCTACTGGATGATCCAGCAGGCCATCGCGAGCGACGATCCGGTGATCTTCTTCGAGCCCAAGCGGCGGTACTGGGAGAAGGGCGAGGTCGACCCGGACGCCGAGCCGCAGCCGCTCTTCGCCTCCCGCGTGGTGCGCCCGGGCAGCACGCTGACGGTCGCCACCTACGGGCCGATGCTCAAGACCTGTCTCGCCGCCGCCTCCGCCGCCGAGACCGAGGGCCACGACATCGAGGTGATCGACCTGCGCACGCTGTCCCCGCTCGACCTCGACCCCGTCGTGGAGTCGGTGCGCCGCACCGGCCGCCTCGTCGTGGTGTCCGAGGCGCCGTCGGAGTCGTCGATCACCTCCGAGATCGCCGCCCGCGTCCAGCAGGAGGCGTTCTACTCCCTCGAAGCACCGGTGCTGCGGGTCACCGGGTTCGACACGCCCTACCCGCCGTCGAAGTGCGAGGAGGACTACCTCCCCGACCTCGACCGTGTCCTCGACGCCGTCGACCGCTCGCTGGCCTGGTGA
- a CDS encoding dihydrolipoamide acetyltransferase family protein, protein MPDVGEGLTEAEIVAWQVEPGDTVTVNQVICEIETAKAAVELPCPWAGTVGELLVEPGVTIEVGTPIITIDTGGGAPAVTAGDDEAVPNLVGYGPRQASATRRPRRSATAADQAPEPQDDGRAPAAAGQGRHAAEAEAAPEPVPLAKPPVRKLAKDLGIDLRSIRGSGEGGVITRADVETAAAPAPSAPAPSAPAASVGGVRREPIRGVRKATAAAVAGSAFTAPHVTEFLAVDVTATMALRDRLRGTREYADVKLTPLAFVAKAVCLAAKRTPEVNASWDEPAGEIVYYDRVQLGIAAATPRGLIVPKIRDADTLSLRELAGALADLTETARAGKTPPADLVGGTFTITNVGVFGVDTGTPILNPGEAAILAVGAIKPMAWVVDGELAVRTVCQLALSFDHRLVDGEQGSRFLADVGALLTDPGLALTW, encoded by the coding sequence ATGCCCGACGTCGGCGAGGGCCTCACCGAGGCCGAGATCGTCGCCTGGCAGGTCGAGCCGGGCGACACCGTCACGGTCAACCAGGTCATCTGCGAGATCGAAACGGCGAAGGCCGCCGTCGAGCTGCCATGCCCCTGGGCCGGCACGGTCGGCGAGCTGCTCGTGGAACCCGGTGTGACGATCGAGGTCGGCACGCCGATCATCACGATCGACACCGGTGGCGGCGCGCCGGCCGTGACGGCGGGCGACGACGAGGCGGTCCCCAACCTGGTGGGCTACGGCCCCCGTCAGGCCTCGGCGACCCGCCGCCCGCGCAGGTCGGCGACCGCGGCGGACCAGGCACCCGAACCACAGGACGACGGTCGTGCTCCGGCGGCTGCGGGGCAGGGCCGCCATGCTGCGGAAGCGGAGGCGGCGCCCGAGCCGGTCCCGCTCGCCAAGCCGCCCGTGCGCAAGCTCGCCAAGGACCTCGGGATCGACCTGCGCAGCATCCGCGGCAGTGGTGAGGGTGGCGTGATCACCCGTGCCGACGTGGAGACCGCGGCCGCCCCGGCCCCGAGCGCTCCGGCCCCGAGCGCACCCGCCGCGAGCGTGGGCGGGGTGCGCAGGGAGCCGATCCGCGGGGTGCGCAAGGCCACCGCGGCGGCCGTGGCGGGCAGCGCGTTCACCGCGCCCCACGTCACCGAGTTCCTCGCCGTCGACGTCACGGCCACGATGGCGCTGCGGGACCGGTTGAGGGGCACCCGCGAGTACGCCGACGTGAAGCTCACGCCACTGGCGTTCGTGGCGAAGGCGGTGTGCCTGGCCGCGAAGCGCACCCCCGAGGTGAACGCGTCCTGGGACGAGCCCGCCGGGGAGATCGTCTACTACGACCGGGTGCAGCTCGGGATCGCCGCGGCCACCCCGCGTGGCCTGATCGTGCCGAAGATCCGCGACGCCGACACGCTCTCCCTGCGGGAGCTGGCCGGTGCGCTCGCCGACCTCACCGAGACCGCGCGGGCCGGGAAGACGCCGCCCGCCGACCTGGTCGGCGGCACCTTCACCATCACCAACGTCGGCGTGTTCGGCGTGGACACCGGCACCCCGATCCTCAACCCGGGGGAGGCGGCGATCCTCGCGGTGGGCGCGATCAAGCCGATGGCGTGGGTGGTGGACGGCGAGCTCGCGGTGCGCACCGTGTGCCAGCTGGCGCTGTCGTTCGACCACCGGCTCGTCGACGGCGAGCAGGGCTCCCGCTTCCTCGCCGATGTCGGCGCGCTGCTGACGGACCCGGGGCTCGCGCTCACGTGGTGA
- a CDS encoding FxsA family protein, with protein MAFVLLYLVIEIVALVALGSAIGLGWTLLVLLAGSVVGLWLARREGVRAAQALAEAVNNRRVPTNEITDGMLVAAGGVLLFVPGLVTDLAGLLLVLSPTRALVRRRLVRAAEERSPELRSARIRAQAPVVDGEVVEPDAPRPDRLVIEGTVVPGDPR; from the coding sequence ATGGCGTTCGTGCTCCTGTACCTCGTGATCGAGATCGTCGCGCTGGTCGCGCTCGGTTCGGCGATCGGGCTGGGCTGGACGCTTCTCGTGCTCCTGGCCGGTTCCGTCGTCGGCCTGTGGCTCGCGCGCCGGGAAGGGGTGCGGGCCGCGCAGGCCCTCGCCGAGGCCGTGAACAACCGGCGGGTGCCCACCAACGAGATCACCGACGGCATGCTCGTGGCCGCGGGCGGCGTGCTGCTGTTCGTGCCCGGCCTGGTCACCGACCTCGCAGGCCTGCTGCTGGTGCTGTCGCCCACCCGCGCACTGGTGCGGCGCAGGCTGGTGCGCGCCGCCGAGGAGCGCTCACCCGAGCTGCGCTCCGCACGGATCCGCGCCCAGGCGCCGGTGGTCGACGGCGAGGTGGTCGAGCCCGACGCGCCCCGCCCCGACCGCCTCGTGATCGAGGGCACCGTGGTGCCCGGCGACCCGCGCTGA
- a CDS encoding IS110 family transposase: MAEASEEGVVLEEDPQVEEIIARVAALDIGKAEVVCCVRVPHEGKPGRRLQEVTTYSTMTRSLLGMADHLRCLGVTRVVMEATSDYWKPVFYLLEAQGFETWLVNARDVRHLPGRPKTDKLDSVWLCKVAERQMLRRSFVPPAEIRRLRDVARYRVDLIEARTAEKQRAEKLLEDAQIKLSVVASDIFGASGREMMAALIAGRRNPVELAEMAKARMRRKIPALIEAFHGHFTDHHGFLLGKMLARIDALNADIAELDAVIEELITPFVSAVERIDEITGFGPIAAAGVIAEIGMDMSRFPTPGHLASWAKYTPGVKQSAGRKKGRSPTGPGNRYLARILGEAAMTAGRTDTFLGERYRRLARRIGKQKAIVAVGRSMLVIIWHLLSDPKARYSDLGSDFYDKRINVERRRRNHIHQLEALGYKVTVEPAA, from the coding sequence GTGGCGGAGGCGAGCGAGGAGGGCGTGGTGCTCGAGGAAGACCCTCAGGTTGAGGAGATCATCGCGCGGGTCGCGGCGCTGGATATCGGCAAGGCGGAGGTGGTGTGTTGTGTCCGGGTGCCGCACGAGGGCAAGCCGGGTCGGCGGCTGCAGGAGGTTACGACCTACTCGACGATGACCCGCTCGCTGCTCGGGATGGCAGATCACCTGCGCTGTCTGGGGGTGACCCGGGTGGTGATGGAGGCGACCTCGGACTACTGGAAACCGGTGTTCTACCTGCTCGAGGCCCAGGGGTTCGAGACGTGGCTGGTCAACGCCCGCGACGTCAGGCACCTGCCCGGGCGGCCCAAGACCGACAAGCTGGACTCGGTGTGGCTGTGCAAGGTCGCCGAGCGGCAGATGCTGCGCCGGAGTTTCGTGCCCCCGGCCGAGATCCGCCGGTTGCGGGATGTGGCCCGCTACCGGGTGGACCTGATCGAGGCGCGGACCGCGGAGAAGCAGCGGGCCGAGAAGCTGCTCGAAGACGCCCAGATCAAGTTGTCGGTGGTGGCCAGTGACATCTTCGGGGCGTCCGGGCGGGAGATGATGGCCGCGTTGATCGCCGGGCGGCGGAACCCGGTCGAGTTGGCCGAGATGGCCAAGGCCCGGATGCGGCGCAAGATCCCGGCGTTGATCGAGGCGTTCCACGGCCACTTCACCGACCACCACGGGTTCCTGCTGGGCAAGATGCTGGCCCGCATCGACGCCCTGAACGCCGACATCGCCGAGCTCGACGCGGTGATCGAGGAGCTGATCACCCCTTTCGTCTCGGCGGTCGAGCGGATCGATGAGATCACCGGGTTCGGCCCGATCGCCGCCGCCGGGGTGATCGCGGAGATCGGGATGGACATGAGCCGCTTCCCCACCCCGGGACACCTGGCCTCGTGGGCGAAGTACACCCCGGGGGTCAAGCAGTCGGCGGGCAGGAAGAAGGGCCGCTCACCGACCGGACCCGGCAACCGCTACCTGGCCCGGATCCTGGGCGAGGCAGCGATGACCGCCGGCAGGACCGACACCTTCCTCGGCGAGCGCTACCGGCGGCTGGCCCGGCGAATAGGCAAGCAGAAAGCGATCGTTGCGGTCGGCCGCTCCATGCTGGTGATCATCTGGCATCTGCTGTCCGACCCGAAGGCGCGCTACAGCGATCTCGGCTCGGACTTCTACGACAAGCGGATCAACGTCGAACGCCGCAGGCGCAACCACATCCACCAACTCGAAGCCCTCGGCTACAAGGTCACCGTCGAACCCGCAGCCTGA
- a CDS encoding SIMPL domain-containing protein, whose amino-acid sequence MTEIVTEGSGWYEQPGDRAELDVSFTAVARTRSDAVRDLGRRMAAAEPALTRPGLQVRHRRVRVHNEWRGNKVVGCRAGEDLALLVTDVAELDAVLSALVGAEPTGLQGPTWVLEDTAAAHREAQKRAVADARTRAEGYAMALGATLGPLLRLSEAPEHGAPISYRMAAAEAAGPDVRALGLEPEPVRVTARCTTTWALDL is encoded by the coding sequence GTGACGGAGATCGTGACCGAGGGAAGCGGCTGGTACGAGCAGCCGGGCGACCGGGCCGAGCTCGACGTGAGCTTCACGGCCGTGGCCCGCACGCGCTCCGATGCCGTGCGCGACCTCGGCCGGCGCATGGCGGCCGCGGAACCGGCGCTCACCCGGCCCGGCCTGCAGGTCCGGCACCGCCGGGTGCGGGTGCACAACGAGTGGCGGGGCAACAAGGTGGTCGGCTGCCGGGCCGGTGAGGACCTCGCGCTCCTCGTCACGGACGTCGCCGAGCTGGACGCGGTGCTGTCGGCGCTGGTGGGGGCCGAGCCCACCGGTCTGCAGGGACCGACCTGGGTGCTCGAGGACACCGCCGCGGCGCACCGCGAGGCGCAGAAACGCGCGGTTGCCGACGCGCGGACCCGCGCCGAGGGCTACGCCATGGCGCTCGGGGCGACGCTCGGGCCGTTGCTGAGGCTGTCCGAGGCACCCGAGCACGGCGCCCCGATCTCCTACCGGATGGCGGCGGCCGAGGCGGCAGGCCCCGACGTGCGCGCGCTGGGCCTGGAACCGGAACCGGTGCGGGTCACGGCGAGGTGCACGACCACATGGGCCCTGGATCTCTGA
- a CDS encoding DUF1206 domain-containing protein produces the protein MAGPLARLRRLVREGRSDAPGQVVDGLGRIGLVGYGVVHLVVAWLALQVAFGVPDAPPDAAGAVGTIARTPGGVFALAVAVVGLVAFAVWQVTAAAIGFRWVHGNERMRKRVGAIAKSIAMSGLAGIVIEYLTGIRTANGTTVQQLAAHVLELPAGRVLLGLAAVVLIGIAAAMTYTGVRRTFMGDLDVRRLAPGVRNAIEVVGVVGHLARALAIGVVGGLAAAAALSADPGWAGGLDTALRALGSTGVGSWLLAVVAAGFAAFGLFCMADAATRRA, from the coding sequence ATGGCTGGACCCCTCGCGCGCCTGAGGCGGCTCGTGCGTGAGGGGCGTTCCGACGCGCCCGGGCAGGTGGTCGACGGGCTCGGCCGGATCGGCCTCGTCGGCTACGGCGTGGTGCACCTCGTCGTCGCGTGGCTCGCGCTCCAGGTGGCCTTCGGCGTACCCGACGCCCCGCCGGACGCCGCGGGCGCGGTCGGGACGATCGCCCGCACGCCGGGCGGGGTCTTCGCCCTCGCCGTGGCAGTGGTCGGCCTGGTCGCCTTTGCGGTGTGGCAGGTCACGGCCGCCGCGATCGGGTTCAGGTGGGTGCACGGCAACGAGCGGATGCGCAAACGGGTGGGCGCGATCGCCAAGTCGATCGCGATGAGCGGGCTCGCGGGGATCGTCATCGAGTACCTCACGGGCATCCGAACGGCCAACGGCACCACCGTGCAGCAGCTGGCGGCGCACGTGCTGGAGCTCCCCGCCGGGCGGGTGCTGCTGGGGCTCGCTGCCGTCGTGCTGATCGGGATCGCGGCGGCGATGACGTACACCGGCGTGCGCCGCACGTTCATGGGCGATCTCGACGTCCGCAGGCTCGCGCCCGGTGTGCGGAACGCGATCGAGGTGGTGGGGGTGGTCGGGCACCTCGCCCGCGCGCTCGCCATCGGTGTGGTGGGCGGTCTCGCCGCTGCGGCCGCGCTGTCCGCGGATCCCGGCTGGGCAGGCGGGCTCGACACGGCGCTGCGCGCGCTGGGCAGCACCGGGGTGGGGAGCTGGTTGCTCGCCGTGGTGGCCGCGGGGTTCGCGGCGTTCGGCCTGTTCTGCATGGCCGACGCGGCCACCCGCCGCGCTTGA
- a CDS encoding TetR/AcrR family transcriptional regulator, whose product MATSPTRLSKQARREQLLDTALEIVREQGADGLTLVTLAEAAGVSRPIAYDHFGTRAGLLLALYRRLEERHRAAVTAALEGAEPGAGAIARVMSAAYFACATDMPEFTAVSAALKGNPEAEALQHEMLDGYTEVMAAALAPHSTLPAEALQLRCIGVLGAAEAIAVEMNRGRTTAPDAVTALADLIVGSLATDR is encoded by the coding sequence ATGGCCACCTCACCGACGCGCCTGTCCAAGCAGGCGAGGCGGGAGCAGTTGCTCGACACCGCCCTGGAGATCGTGCGGGAGCAGGGCGCGGACGGGCTGACCCTCGTGACGCTCGCGGAGGCCGCCGGGGTGAGCAGGCCGATCGCGTACGACCACTTCGGCACCCGCGCCGGTCTCCTGCTCGCGCTCTACCGGCGGCTCGAGGAACGGCACCGGGCCGCCGTGACCGCGGCGTTGGAGGGCGCCGAACCCGGCGCAGGCGCGATCGCCCGCGTCATGAGTGCCGCGTACTTCGCCTGCGCCACCGACATGCCGGAGTTCACCGCCGTCTCCGCGGCGCTGAAGGGCAACCCGGAGGCGGAGGCGCTCCAGCACGAGATGCTCGACGGCTACACGGAGGTGATGGCGGCCGCGCTGGCTCCGCACTCGACCCTCCCGGCCGAGGCGCTCCAGCTGCGCTGCATCGGTGTGCTCGGTGCCGCCGAGGCGATCGCCGTCGAGATGAACCGGGGACGCACCACCGCCCCGGACGCCGTCACCGCGCTGGCCGACCTGATCGTGGGCAGCCTCGCCACCGACCGCTGA
- a CDS encoding saccharopine dehydrogenase, translated as MEPVLILGGSGQAGAGTAALLRKWHPTLPLTIAGRDIGRAQRVADELGGATAVTVDLGRSDLGLPADSSHSAVVAAIWDDHLHGLHYAQQREAPYLSISSGLVDVAPEVVAGAKRASASPILLASHFTAGTGVLAVLHMAREFDRVDSIRIGAVLDELDAGGPAGLRDLERLYTASSAGLRRRDGVFTWLMASDSQAEVRASDGTVLPAQSVPILDVPSLALATGAPNVRFDYALGESTGRRHGGAPSLEVRIDIEGADAAGAPNRVSRYLVHPDGQRPLTSLGVALGVERLIGLRDERPRPGIHTPESLIDPAYAVERLTEVGASFVEASIPEYHIV; from the coding sequence GTGGAGCCAGTACTGATCTTGGGTGGTTCGGGCCAGGCGGGCGCGGGGACCGCCGCACTCCTGCGGAAATGGCACCCGACGCTTCCGCTGACGATCGCCGGCCGCGACATCGGCCGCGCGCAGCGGGTGGCCGACGAGCTCGGCGGCGCCACGGCGGTCACCGTCGACCTGGGACGCAGCGATCTCGGTCTCCCGGCCGACAGCAGCCACTCGGCCGTGGTCGCTGCGATCTGGGACGACCACCTGCACGGGCTGCACTACGCACAGCAGCGCGAAGCGCCGTACCTCAGCATCTCCAGTGGCCTGGTCGACGTCGCGCCGGAGGTCGTGGCGGGCGCCAAGCGGGCGAGCGCCTCGCCGATCCTGCTGGCCAGCCACTTCACCGCCGGGACCGGTGTGCTCGCCGTGCTGCACATGGCCCGGGAGTTCGACCGGGTCGACAGCATCCGCATCGGCGCCGTGCTGGATGAGCTGGACGCCGGCGGACCCGCGGGACTGAGGGACCTCGAGCGGTTGTACACGGCATCCTCCGCGGGACTGCGGCGCCGGGACGGCGTCTTCACCTGGCTCATGGCCTCCGATTCGCAGGCCGAGGTGCGCGCTTCGGACGGCACCGTCCTGCCGGCCCAGAGCGTCCCGATCCTCGACGTGCCGAGCCTCGCCTTAGCGACGGGAGCGCCGAACGTCCGCTTCGACTACGCCCTGGGCGAGTCGACGGGACGGCGCCACGGCGGAGCCCCTTCGCTCGAGGTGCGGATCGACATCGAGGGGGCGGACGCGGCGGGCGCGCCGAATCGCGTCAGCCGGTACCTCGTCCATCCGGATGGGCAGCGCCCGCTCACCTCGCTCGGCGTCGCCCTCGGTGTCGAACGGCTGATCGGTTTGCGTGACGAGCGTCCCCGGCCGGGCATCCACACCCCCGAGTCGCTGATCGACCCGGCCTACGCCGTTGAACGGCTGACGGAGGTGGGCGCGTCGTTCGTCGAGGCCTCGATCCCGGAGTATCACATTGTCTAG